The genomic stretch GCCACGCTGCTGGGGGCGATCCTCGGCGGCCGGTACGCCGCCGGCGAGAAGCTGCCCGGACAGCGCGCGCTGGCCCGCGACCTCGGCGTGACGATGACCGCGCTGCGCGAGGGGCTCAAGCGCCTGGAGCAGATGGGGCTCGTCGACGTCCGCCACGGCGTCGCCATGCGCGTCAACGACGTCCGCGAGCGCGGCACGCTCGACGTCCTCGCGCCGCTGCTGATGCGCGGCGGACGGCTCGATCCGGACGTGCTCGCCGACGTCTTCGAGGCGCGCACGCTCATGCTCACCGAGCTCGGCGCCCTCGCCGCGGAGCGCCGCGACGACGCGCAGGCCGGGCGGCTGTCGGCGCTGGCGGACGCCATCGCGCGCGCGCCCGGCGACCGCGCCGCCCAGGAGCTCGACTTCGCGTGGGCGACGGAGCTGGCCCATGCCGCGGGCAACCTCGTCTTCGTCCTGATCCTCAACGCGATCCGGGCCGCGTACTTCGCCAACGCGGACGCGCTGCCGGTGACCGCCGACCACGCCGGGCTGGCGCCGCTCTACGAGCGCGCGGCCGACGCGGTGGCTGCGCGCGATGGCGACGGCGCCCGGGCCGCGATGCTCGCCCTGGCGCTCGCCCAGCGCGAGCGGGTGGAGGCGCGCCGGCCGTGATGGCCCGCGCCCGCGACGTCTTCGCCGCGCTCATCGACGCGGTCGTGGCCCCGGTGCCGCCGCTGCCGCCCCTGCGCGCGGGCGGAGCGTCGGCGTTCCTCGAGCGGGTGATCGCCGCGTCGCCGCGGGCGAACGCGGCGGCGCTCGTGGTCGCGCTGCTGGCGCTCGACGCGGTGCCGCTGGCGACCGGCGGGGCGCGGTTCCGGCGGCTCGCGCCCGAGCGCCGGCGCGCCGTGCTCGACCGGCTGGCCCGCACCCCGGCGGCGCCCGCGGTGCAGGCACTGCAGGCGCTGGCCCAGATGGCGTACTACGGCGAGGACGACGCCGCGCGGGCCGTCGGCTACGACGCGGACGCCGTGCTGGCGCGGGCGGCCGTCGCACGCGCGCGGCGGAGCGCGGCCGCGTGATCGTCGACGCCGGTGAGATGGCCGGCCGGCGCGAGATCCGCGCGGACGTCGTGGTCGTCGGCACCGGCGCGGGCGGCGCGCCCGCGGCCAAGGAGCTCGCCGAGGCCGGCGCGACCGTCGTGATGCTCGAGGAGGGCGCACACCACCCGACCGACACGCTG from Capillimicrobium parvum encodes the following:
- a CDS encoding FadR/GntR family transcriptional regulator, with the translated sequence MTVPNTRPKVADDVFATLLGAILGGRYAAGEKLPGQRALARDLGVTMTALREGLKRLEQMGLVDVRHGVAMRVNDVRERGTLDVLAPLLMRGGRLDPDVLADVFEARTLMLTELGALAAERRDDAQAGRLSALADAIARAPGDRAAQELDFAWATELAHAAGNLVFVLILNAIRAAYFANADALPVTADHAGLAPLYERAADAVAARDGDGARAAMLALALAQRERVEARRP